The Chitinimonas arctica region GCCGATGCCGTGCGGTTGGTTGATCGAGAGCTGTTCCTCGATGGCCAGGTGCATATTCATATGCAGGAAGGGGTTGGTCTCGCCGAACTCCGGCAGGTAGTCGCGTTCGAGATAGCGCTCCGGCGCATCGACGATGGGGTGGTACTCGGGGTGGCGAACCAGGACGGCAAGCGCCACCTTCTCCAGGTCGGTGAGCGGGGCGGCCTGTTTCTGCTTGGCCCAGGTCTCGAACAGGAATTGGCGGGCTTGGTCGCGGGAGGGATTGAACATTGAAGCGGTCCGGCGGCTGGCGAAAGACCGACATTTTCCGCCGCCTGCCGTATTAAGCAATCAAAACAATGCCGGTTAGCGCTCGAATCAAGCCAGTTGTGCCAGCACAACGCTTTGGTGCAGCAGGCGATTGCTACCACCCAGGTGACTGATCTGGCCGTTGCCGTAGAAACCCGCGAGCGGGGTGCCGGGCCAGGCACGGGTCAAGGTCTGCCACTCCTTGTCCTGGCCGTCGTGGAGGGAAGGGCCGCGTGCCGCGCAGGCGAACATCAGGGCAGCGGCCGGGGCGGGGGCGTCGGCGATGGCACGCATTTCGGCTAGCGCGGCCGTCGCGGAGCGGCGCATCCAGGCTACCCGCTGACCGGGCAGCAAGCGCGCCGCGACCGTCACGCCGCTATCGGGATTGAGCGATACCAGCGGCCAACAGTCGAGCGGCCGGTCGTTTTCGTCCAATGTGGCCAGCGCCAGCTCGTGCAGGGCGGGCAGATGGTCGAGACTGCGGCGCAGCGTGGCGGCGGCCAGGCGGCCGTTCAGCGTCTTCAGGTCGAAACCTTCGATTTCGGTCACGACAAAGGCCGGGCTGATGGGCGCCATGCCCCGCGACAGGGCGATGTCCGAAGTGGGCAGGATCATCTCGCAGCGGCCGTCCGGGCAGATCTGGCTCTGCCGCCATACCTTGTAGGGGCCGACGCCGGTCGGATCGCCCGCCACGCCGCCGTAGCGGATCGGCTGGTCATCCAGCCAGGCCAGGTCGATGGTGTTGGGCGCGGCCAACGTCAAGCGCGGTTGCGCGGCTTGATCCCCGCTGCCGGGTAATTCGCGCAGCAGCATCACCGCGGCGGCCGGCGTATCGAGCAGCCAGTCGTCCTCGTTCATCACGCCCAGGGCGGTACAGCCGGCCACGGCGATGGTCTGCGCGGCGCGGGCCGCGGCCACCAGGGCCGGGCGCGGGTCATGGGCGAAGTCGGCGGAAAGGAAGAGCAGCACGGCAGCGGCGCGCGTGTCGCCGAGGCGGGCCAGTGCCTGCTCTACCGCGTCGCTGGCCAGGTGTGGCGCGGCGCGGCTGGCGTGGGCAAGGCCGGAGGCATAGGATATGGACATAAGCGCATTATCCGTCATCCCCGCCGGCTTCGTGTGGGGCAGGCTATGATGCAGGTTCAAATTCAGCCACGAGGTATGACATGTCCGCACCGATCTACGATTTCTCCGCCAAGCGCCTGGATGGATCGCCGGAATCCCTGGAGGCCTACCGTGGCAAGGTGCTATTGATCGTCAACACGGCCAGCGAGTGTGGCTTTACGCCGCAATTCGCCGGTCTGGAGAAGCTCTACCAGGACTATGCCGACAAGGGCTTTGCGGTGCTGGGCTTCCCCTGCAACCAGTTCGGCGGGCAAGAGCCCGGCGACGGCGAGCAGATCGGCGCCTTCTGCCAGAAGAACTACGGGGTGGATTTCCCCATGTTCGACAAGATCGAAGTGAATGGCGATGGAACCCATCCGCTCTACCAGTA contains the following coding sequences:
- a CDS encoding DUF1841 family protein; translation: MFNPSRDQARQFLFETWAKQKQAAPLTDLEKVALAVLVRHPEYHPIVDAPERYLERDYLPEFGETNPFLHMNMHLAIEEQLSINQPHGIGELYRSLCLQTGDEHQAQHEMMDCLAEMIWQAQRSGRGPDGEFYLACIRRKAGLPEKA
- a CDS encoding FIST C-terminal domain-containing protein, producing the protein MSISYASGLAHASRAAPHLASDAVEQALARLGDTRAAAVLLFLSADFAHDPRPALVAAARAAQTIAVAGCTALGVMNEDDWLLDTPAAAVMLLRELPGSGDQAAQPRLTLAAPNTIDLAWLDDQPIRYGGVAGDPTGVGPYKVWRQSQICPDGRCEMILPTSDIALSRGMAPISPAFVVTEIEGFDLKTLNGRLAAATLRRSLDHLPALHELALATLDENDRPLDCWPLVSLNPDSGVTVAARLLPGQRVAWMRRSATAALAEMRAIADAPAPAAALMFACAARGPSLHDGQDKEWQTLTRAWPGTPLAGFYGNGQISHLGGSNRLLHQSVVLAQLA
- a CDS encoding glutathione peroxidase codes for the protein MSAPIYDFSAKRLDGSPESLEAYRGKVLLIVNTASECGFTPQFAGLEKLYQDYADKGFAVLGFPCNQFGGQEPGDGEQIGAFCQKNYGVDFPMFDKIEVNGDGTHPLYQYLKSSAKGLLGTEAIKWNFTKFLVDREGCVVDRFAPTTKPEELAGKISALL